From the genome of Tolypothrix sp. NIES-4075:
TCTTATGTCAGCTTATTCCGGCTCAATGTCCTTTTGAAAGAGATATCAAACTATTTGGACGCAAATTATTTCACATTCCCCCAATGTGTAAATTAAATCCTCTTTATGAGCAAGTAGTTGGTCTGCGTTTCAAAGCTTTGTGTTATCTAGCTGATGAATGCGGTGAAGATGTGACAGCTTATTGCTAAAATTTCAT
Proteins encoded in this window:
- a CDS encoding Mo-dependent nitrogenase C-terminal domain-containing protein; amino-acid sequence: MTSFTQIQSQNDLLQPIRQWMESREINNPKLAHFLCQLIPAQCPFERDIKLFGRKLFHIPPMCKLNPLYEQVVGLRFKALCYLADECGEDVTAYC